From a single Limibacillus halophilus genomic region:
- a CDS encoding 2-keto-4-pentenoate hydratase, with the protein MQQAAIQRCVEMLTGARRDRQPLAELPADIRPADLAEGYVVQDVLLAVQNAKACGYKIAATSAVAQTLLGVDGPFFGRLLEEAYHDSPAHLPADRFLFRLIEPEFAFILAEDLPPRGADYSSDEVSQAVASLHPAFEIVSSSFGRDWTKRGAPSLAADNAVHGAFVLGLGTEDWRHLDLANLEVRLTVDGEAFSSGRGEAVLGHPLRALTWLANDLTRRGRGLQAGETVTTGLVTAKFALLEAGQGCRADFGPLGEVTLAFE; encoded by the coding sequence ATGCAGCAGGCGGCGATCCAGCGCTGTGTTGAAATGTTGACGGGCGCACGGCGCGACCGTCAGCCCTTGGCGGAGCTCCCGGCGGATATCCGACCCGCTGACCTGGCCGAGGGCTATGTGGTGCAGGATGTGCTGTTGGCCGTGCAAAACGCAAAGGCCTGCGGTTACAAGATCGCAGCGACTTCAGCCGTCGCGCAGACGCTGCTTGGGGTGGATGGCCCATTCTTCGGTCGCCTGTTGGAAGAAGCCTATCATGACAGTCCGGCCCATCTACCGGCGGACAGGTTTTTGTTCCGCCTTATAGAGCCGGAGTTTGCGTTCATTCTCGCGGAGGACCTGCCGCCCCGAGGCGCCGACTACAGCAGCGACGAGGTTAGCCAAGCCGTCGCAAGCTTGCATCCGGCTTTCGAGATCGTCAGCAGCAGCTTCGGTAGGGACTGGACAAAACGTGGCGCACCTTCGCTGGCGGCGGACAACGCCGTACATGGTGCATTCGTCTTGGGGCTGGGAACGGAGGATTGGCGCCATCTCGACCTAGCAAATCTAGAGGTGCGATTAACCGTCGATGGAGAGGCCTTCAGCAGCGGTCGCGGGGAGGCTGTCCTCGGCCATCCGCTCAGGGCGCTCACATGGTTGGCTAACGATCTAACACGGCGTGGGCGTGGATTACAGGCAGGGGAGACGGTAACCACGGGTCTGGTTACCGCAAAGTTTGCCTTGCTCGAAGCTGGGCAAGGTTGCCGGGCGGACTTTGGTCCCTTGGGTGAGGTAACCCTCGCTTTTGAGTGA
- the msrP gene encoding protein-methionine-sulfoxide reductase catalytic subunit MsrP — protein sequence MPIIKRRGWALPESAVTPERLFHQRRRFVAGLAAGPILMSAGALLAGCEEQDIKTASAETTDDPSAKLYPVERNTTYKAERPLTDERLATTYNNYYEFGSSKNIWQRAQDLPIRPWTVRIDGMVEQPFEIDIDDLLAKMPLEERVYRHRCVEAWSMVVPWSGFPLRALVDLARPLSSAKYVKMVSFSNPEVAIGQKAAWYPWPYVEGLTIAEATNDLAFIATGIYGKPMPKQNGAPLRLAVPWKYGFKSTKGIVQFEFTDKRPFSFWENIQASEYGFWANVNPEVPHPRWSQATERVLGLDERVPTQLYNGYGEYVAELYDGLEGEKLFM from the coding sequence ATGCCGATTATCAAACGACGCGGTTGGGCCCTGCCCGAGTCCGCTGTGACGCCGGAACGCCTCTTTCATCAGCGACGCAGGTTCGTCGCAGGGCTGGCGGCCGGCCCGATTCTGATGTCGGCCGGTGCTTTGCTGGCGGGTTGCGAGGAGCAGGACATCAAGACAGCCAGCGCCGAGACAACGGACGATCCAAGCGCCAAGCTGTATCCGGTTGAGCGGAATACGACCTACAAGGCAGAGCGACCCTTGACCGATGAGCGGCTGGCCACGACCTACAACAACTACTACGAGTTCGGATCTTCAAAGAATATCTGGCAGCGCGCCCAGGATCTGCCAATCAGACCCTGGACGGTTCGGATCGATGGGATGGTTGAGCAGCCCTTCGAAATTGATATAGATGACCTGCTGGCCAAGATGCCGCTTGAAGAGCGGGTTTATCGCCATCGTTGTGTCGAAGCTTGGTCGATGGTTGTGCCCTGGAGCGGCTTCCCGCTACGAGCCTTGGTTGACCTTGCGCGGCCTCTGTCTAGCGCCAAATATGTGAAAATGGTGTCCTTTTCAAATCCCGAGGTTGCTATTGGTCAGAAGGCGGCGTGGTATCCCTGGCCCTATGTAGAAGGGCTCACGATCGCCGAAGCGACGAACGATCTGGCCTTCATTGCAACCGGAATTTATGGGAAGCCCATGCCTAAACAGAATGGAGCCCCCTTGCGCCTGGCGGTGCCCTGGAAGTACGGCTTCAAATCGACCAAAGGAATCGTGCAGTTTGAGTTCACCGACAAACGACCCTTTAGTTTCTGGGAGAATATCCAGGCCAGCGAGTATGGCTTTTGGGCCAACGTCAATCCGGAAGTTCCTCACCCGCGTTGGAGCCAAGCCACCGAGCGCGTGTTAGGTTTGGATGAACGCGTGCCGACACAGCTTTACAATGGCTATGGCGAGTATGTTGCAGAACTCTATGATGGCCTTGAAGGTGAGAAACTCTTTATGTGA
- a CDS encoding DUF3137 domain-containing protein, translating into MPQDDAESRSFDVLGPRFAGFEDFWRREIEPNLDAQNRKRRQSLAIIGVSLLIGGALGVASFLSTDEMQVINPMLIVPAILVGGIGCGWAARRLADSEGSLVTAIFGYLDLDYSRVAGVFPLDRFRELGILPSYDRSKLEDRVRGQHAGVAFDIAEAYLEEKRTQNTKNGTKTTYVTVFDGLLIRCGFLKPFSTRVLVKRDAGWLAGALSGLFGGGDKVRLEDPRFEEVFEVYSKDQVEARYLLTPLFMERLLALDRRFGGGQMALAFEGQEVWIALRQAGDSFRLGSLWRGYSRASVAAFLKGLAELFLLIEEINARGSISSGPRA; encoded by the coding sequence GTGCCACAGGATGACGCCGAAAGCCGGTCATTCGATGTGTTGGGGCCGAGGTTCGCGGGGTTCGAGGACTTCTGGCGGCGTGAAATTGAGCCAAATCTGGATGCACAGAATCGAAAGCGTCGGCAAAGTCTCGCAATAATCGGCGTTTCACTGCTGATCGGTGGCGCGCTTGGCGTTGCCAGCTTTCTCTCGACCGATGAGATGCAGGTGATCAACCCAATGCTGATTGTTCCCGCGATCCTGGTCGGTGGGATCGGCTGCGGTTGGGCTGCCAGACGCTTGGCCGACAGCGAAGGCAGTTTGGTGACGGCGATCTTTGGGTACCTGGATCTCGACTACAGCCGTGTGGCTGGCGTATTTCCCCTGGACCGCTTCAGGGAGTTGGGGATCCTGCCATCTTATGACCGGTCTAAACTTGAGGACCGGGTGCGGGGTCAGCACGCAGGCGTCGCGTTTGATATCGCCGAGGCGTATCTGGAGGAAAAGCGCACCCAGAATACCAAGAATGGCACCAAGACAACCTATGTTACGGTCTTTGACGGGCTGTTGATCCGCTGTGGGTTCTTGAAGCCTTTCTCGACGCGTGTGCTGGTCAAGCGCGATGCGGGCTGGTTGGCCGGTGCGCTGAGTGGGCTGTTCGGCGGTGGCGATAAAGTACGGTTGGAGGATCCGCGTTTCGAAGAGGTTTTCGAGGTGTACTCGAAAGACCAGGTCGAGGCGCGTTACCTCCTGACGCCGCTTTTCATGGAGCGGCTCCTGGCACTGGATCGGCGCTTCGGCGGCGGGCAAATGGCCTTGGCCTTCGAAGGCCAGGAAGTTTGGATCGCCCTGCGGCAAGCTGGAGATTCTTTTCGACTAGGGAGCCTCTGGCGCGGCTACAGCCGTGCGAGCGTCGCCGCGTTCTTGAAGGGGCTGGCGGAACTTTTCCTCCTAATCGAGGAAATCAACGCACGCGGGTCGATTTCAAGCGGCCCGCGTGCCTGA
- a CDS encoding AMP-dependent synthetase/ligase: MDYKAWPSLSALFYHQVESEGDNPFLWQKVDGTYQALSWREVAERVKALSRGLRDLGVKPGDRVTLVAENSPNWFIADLAIVSAGAITVPAYTTNTETDNQHILNHSQSIGAIVSNNALASRLLPAAIKAPECRFVVAIEDPGIDQSSTLDIHQWDDVMSRGKELPDDVMDIVRRAKREDVCCFIYTSGTGGTPKGVMLSHGNILCNCMGAYHLLEEFGLGREVFLSFLPLSHSYEHTAGQYFPMSIGAEIYYAESVEQLLTNLAEVRPTIMTAVPRLYESMHQRIQRGINKQGGLKKKLFDMAVEIGIKRYRDPISLTLLDRIKDVIADRLVRRKVALRFGGRLKAFVSGGAALNPDIGTFFIALGLRLLQGYGQTEASPVICANPPSCIKIHTVGPALTDVDVKIAADGEILVRGELVMRGYWRDEEATARVIQDGWLHTGDIGRLDEDGYLEITDRKKDIIVLSGGDNVSPARVEGFLTLQPEISQAMAFGDKKPHLVALLVPDPDWLGEWTRENGKSSDLSILRDDQDFRKAINAAIERVNKSLSLLEKVRRFQIADEAFSVENQMMTPTLKIRRHVIKLHYGALMDSLYKA, encoded by the coding sequence ATGGATTACAAAGCTTGGCCTAGCCTATCGGCGCTGTTCTATCATCAGGTAGAGTCCGAAGGGGACAATCCTTTTCTCTGGCAGAAAGTTGATGGGACGTACCAAGCGTTGAGTTGGCGGGAGGTCGCCGAGCGGGTCAAGGCGTTGTCGCGCGGCCTGCGGGACCTTGGCGTCAAACCCGGCGACCGCGTGACGCTGGTGGCGGAGAATTCGCCAAACTGGTTCATTGCCGACCTGGCAATTGTATCGGCGGGCGCGATCACCGTGCCGGCCTATACCACCAACACCGAAACCGACAACCAGCATATCCTGAATCACAGCCAGTCCATTGGTGCCATCGTTTCGAATAATGCCTTGGCCAGTCGGCTGCTTCCGGCTGCGATCAAAGCACCGGAATGCCGTTTCGTCGTCGCGATCGAAGATCCCGGCATCGACCAATCTTCGACTCTCGACATCCATCAGTGGGACGATGTCATGAGCCGCGGGAAGGAATTACCGGACGATGTGATGGATATTGTCCGCCGAGCCAAACGCGAGGACGTCTGCTGTTTCATTTACACATCCGGAACCGGCGGCACGCCCAAGGGCGTGATGCTCAGCCACGGCAACATCCTCTGCAATTGTATGGGCGCTTATCATTTGTTGGAGGAATTCGGCTTGGGCCGGGAAGTCTTTTTGTCTTTCCTGCCCCTCTCCCATTCCTATGAGCACACCGCCGGTCAGTACTTTCCCATGTCTATAGGCGCGGAGATCTATTACGCCGAAAGCGTTGAACAGCTGCTGACCAATCTGGCCGAAGTACGCCCGACGATCATGACCGCCGTTCCCCGCCTTTATGAGTCGATGCATCAACGCATCCAGCGTGGCATCAACAAGCAGGGTGGGTTGAAGAAGAAGCTCTTCGACATGGCTGTGGAAATCGGTATCAAGCGTTACCGCGACCCTATCAGTCTAACGTTGCTCGACCGTATCAAGGATGTGATCGCCGATCGGCTGGTCCGTCGGAAGGTGGCCCTCCGGTTCGGCGGCCGGTTGAAGGCATTTGTCTCGGGTGGCGCAGCGCTCAACCCGGACATCGGCACCTTCTTCATTGCGCTCGGTCTACGATTGCTTCAAGGCTACGGGCAGACCGAAGCCTCGCCCGTCATATGCGCCAACCCGCCGAGCTGCATCAAGATACACACGGTAGGCCCGGCTTTGACCGACGTTGATGTGAAAATAGCTGCTGACGGTGAAATCCTGGTCCGCGGCGAGCTGGTCATGCGCGGATACTGGCGCGACGAAGAAGCCACGGCGCGTGTTATCCAGGACGGTTGGCTGCATACCGGTGATATCGGCCGCTTGGACGAAGACGGCTATTTGGAAATTACCGACCGCAAGAAAGACATCATCGTACTTTCCGGCGGCGACAATGTATCGCCCGCACGTGTCGAGGGTTTCTTGACGCTGCAGCCCGAAATTAGTCAGGCCATGGCTTTTGGCGACAAGAAACCGCATCTCGTCGCCCTGTTGGTGCCTGATCCCGATTGGTTGGGCGAATGGACCCGTGAAAACGGCAAATCCAGCGATCTGTCGATACTGCGCGACGACCAGGATTTCCGCAAAGCGATAAATGCTGCCATCGAAAGGGTCAACAAATCTCTCTCATTGCTGGAAAAGGTCCGGCGATTCCAAATCGCGGACGAAGCCTTCAGCGTCGAGAATCAAATGATGACGCCGACGTTGAAGATCCGACGTCACGTCATCAAGCTACACTACGGCGCCTTGATGGACAGCTTGTACAAGGCCTAA
- a CDS encoding M3 family oligoendopeptidase: MSQDNAERSADQLPTWNLDHLYPGPDSQAVKQDCSDAAAKAKAFRQDYEGKLAGLSGSELAAAISDYEAIEETLGRLMSYAQLRHSTDMTDAKVGRFHQSIQETVTGISAQLIFFTLELNRLDDLDLAEKLKDSDLARYRPWLEEQRAFRPYQLSEDLERILHEKHVTGRAAWNRLFDETMAALKFPLNGEELTEAQILNKLTDRDENTRKAAAKSLASVLKQNLRLFTQITNTLAKDKAIEDSWRKFQKPVSSRNLANVVEDEVVESLVEAVRSAYPRLSHRYYALKAKWFGREKLEYWNRNAPLPQANDRRIAWGEAEKHVLTAYGEFSPRLAEVGERFFSQGWIDADPRPGKASGAFSHPTVPGAHPYILMNYQGRVRDVMTLAHELGHGVHQVLAADQGYLMANTPLTLAETASVFGEMLTFQSLLRSESDPTRRKIMLAGKVEDMLNTVVRQISFHEFETIVHDKRREGELLPDELCDIWMQTQQASLGPSLSFDDDYRTFWSYIPHFVHVPFYVYAYAFGDCLVNSLYAVYQEAEAGFAEKYLEMLAAGGSKRHKELLAPFNLDASDPAFWGKGLSVIESMIDELERLDTSM, translated from the coding sequence TTGTCCCAAGACAACGCCGAACGCTCCGCCGACCAGCTTCCCACCTGGAATCTCGATCATCTCTATCCTGGCCCCGACTCGCAAGCAGTCAAACAGGATTGTTCGGATGCTGCGGCGAAGGCCAAGGCTTTTCGCCAGGACTACGAAGGTAAATTAGCGGGATTGAGCGGCTCGGAACTTGCAGCAGCCATCTCGGACTATGAAGCGATTGAGGAGACACTCGGCCGTTTGATGAGCTACGCACAGTTGCGCCATAGCACAGATATGACTGATGCAAAGGTTGGGCGTTTCCACCAAAGCATTCAGGAGACGGTCACTGGAATCTCTGCGCAGTTGATTTTCTTCACGCTGGAGTTGAACCGGCTTGATGACCTGGACTTGGCCGAGAAGCTGAAGGACAGTGATCTGGCGCGGTATCGCCCTTGGTTGGAGGAGCAGCGTGCTTTCCGGCCTTACCAGTTAAGCGAGGACCTAGAGCGCATTTTGCATGAAAAGCATGTCACGGGCCGCGCTGCCTGGAATCGCTTGTTCGATGAGACCATGGCAGCCCTTAAGTTCCCGTTGAACGGCGAAGAACTGACCGAGGCGCAGATTCTCAACAAACTGACCGATCGCGATGAGAATACGCGCAAGGCTGCGGCGAAGTCGTTGGCATCGGTGCTGAAGCAGAACCTCAGACTTTTCACGCAGATCACAAATACCCTGGCCAAGGACAAAGCGATCGAGGATTCCTGGCGCAAGTTTCAAAAGCCGGTGTCGTCGCGCAATCTGGCGAACGTTGTCGAGGACGAGGTTGTCGAATCGCTCGTGGAGGCAGTTCGTTCGGCCTATCCGCGCTTGTCGCATCGCTATTATGCCCTGAAGGCTAAGTGGTTCGGACGCGAGAAGTTGGAGTACTGGAACCGCAACGCACCTTTACCGCAGGCTAATGACCGCCGAATCGCCTGGGGCGAAGCCGAGAAGCATGTGCTCACGGCCTATGGAGAATTCTCGCCACGCCTAGCCGAAGTCGGCGAGCGTTTCTTTTCGCAAGGCTGGATCGATGCCGACCCACGCCCCGGAAAGGCATCGGGCGCGTTCTCGCATCCCACCGTTCCGGGAGCACATCCCTATATCCTGATGAACTACCAGGGGCGCGTGCGCGACGTTATGACCCTGGCCCATGAGCTGGGTCACGGGGTGCATCAGGTGTTGGCGGCCGATCAGGGATATTTGATGGCGAACACGCCGCTGACCTTGGCGGAAACCGCGTCAGTTTTCGGCGAAATGTTGACGTTCCAATCACTACTGCGCAGCGAAAGCGATCCCACCCGGCGCAAGATCATGCTCGCCGGGAAAGTGGAGGATATGTTGAACACAGTCGTGCGTCAGATTTCCTTTCATGAGTTCGAAACGATCGTTCATGACAAGCGACGCGAGGGCGAGTTGCTTCCCGATGAGCTCTGCGACATTTGGATGCAAACCCAGCAGGCCAGTTTGGGGCCGTCGCTGTCGTTCGACGACGACTACAGAACCTTCTGGTCGTATATCCCGCATTTTGTGCATGTGCCCTTCTACGTGTACGCCTATGCGTTCGGCGATTGCCTGGTGAACTCGCTATACGCCGTTTATCAGGAAGCCGAGGCGGGCTTCGCCGAAAAGTACCTCGAAATGCTGGCCGCTGGTGGCAGTAAGCGTCACAAGGAGCTATTGGCGCCCTTCAATCTGGATGCCTCGGATCCGGCCTTTTGGGGTAAGGGGTTGTCCGTCATCGAATCGATGATTGATGAACTGGAGCGGCTGGACACGTCAATGTGA
- a CDS encoding elongation factor G: MPNSESPGKAQSGPRCAAIVGSYGSGKTTLLESLLHAAGAIPRRGSVKDGATVGDASAEARSHGMSTELNFAHCSFLGETWHLIDAPGSVELLELSYQALLVADVVVVVTEPNLDRLAILAPLFKFMDSHNIPHVVYVNKMDKSDLRARDLMAGLQEVSEKPLVLRQVPIRDGEAVTGFVDLVSERAYAYREGQPSDLIEMPDEMRDREGEARQELLESLADFDDDLLEQLLEDKIPATQEVYQQLAADLRQDLIVPVFLGSAERENGVTRLWKALRHEAPEAATTAKRLSLEGKGSYLASVLATQHHPHTGKLSMARVWRGPLAEGANVVGERLSGLYRVMGGETEKLARAESGDLVALGRRDNLVTGALFDETNITYPDVLKPESPEPVYAVAVEPENRQDEVKLTAGLAKLAEEDPSISSIMREDTGQLLLRGQGEVHLKLAVERLKNKFNVAVRTDRPQTGYKETIRRSADHHSRYKRQSGGHGQFADIKIRIKPRERGSGFQFSDSVVGGSVPRNYIPAVESGVRESLVRGPLGFQVVDLEVELYDGQHHSVDSSDQAFKICGRQAITDALVECDPVLLEPIHLVTISVPQSFTNRIHGLISSRRGQILGFDGKAGWTGWDDHQAYMPESELQDLIIELRSLTQGTAYFTAVFDHLQELQGRLADQVVQARQAAQ; this comes from the coding sequence ATGCCGAATAGCGAGTCGCCTGGAAAAGCCCAATCGGGGCCGCGTTGCGCGGCCATTGTCGGATCTTATGGCAGCGGTAAGACCACGCTGCTCGAATCTCTGCTTCATGCCGCTGGCGCCATACCGCGCCGGGGTTCGGTCAAAGATGGCGCCACGGTCGGCGATGCGTCCGCAGAAGCGCGATCGCACGGCATGTCCACAGAGCTCAATTTCGCGCATTGCAGTTTCTTGGGAGAGACGTGGCACCTGATCGATGCGCCCGGCTCGGTAGAGTTGCTGGAGCTATCGTATCAAGCTCTGCTGGTTGCAGATGTCGTGGTTGTCGTGACGGAACCCAATCTTGATCGCCTGGCTATCCTCGCACCGCTCTTCAAGTTCATGGACAGCCACAACATTCCGCATGTTGTTTATGTCAACAAGATGGATAAGTCCGATTTGCGCGCGCGCGACCTAATGGCTGGATTGCAAGAGGTTTCCGAAAAACCGCTCGTATTGCGCCAAGTTCCAATTCGTGACGGCGAAGCCGTTACCGGCTTTGTCGATCTTGTCAGTGAACGCGCTTACGCTTATCGCGAAGGCCAGCCTTCGGATCTGATCGAGATGCCCGATGAGATGCGTGACCGCGAGGGCGAAGCCCGTCAAGAGCTATTGGAATCACTGGCCGATTTTGACGATGACCTGCTTGAACAGTTGCTTGAAGACAAGATTCCGGCGACCCAGGAGGTTTATCAACAGTTAGCCGCTGATCTGCGCCAGGATCTGATTGTTCCGGTTTTCCTGGGGTCGGCGGAGCGGGAGAACGGTGTAACCCGGCTTTGGAAAGCCTTGCGGCATGAAGCGCCGGAGGCGGCAACCACGGCCAAGCGCCTGTCGTTGGAAGGCAAGGGCTCTTATCTTGCCAGTGTCTTGGCGACGCAGCACCATCCGCATACAGGGAAACTCAGCATGGCCAGGGTCTGGCGCGGCCCGCTGGCAGAAGGCGCGAATGTCGTTGGTGAGCGTCTGTCCGGACTTTACCGGGTCATGGGGGGAGAAACCGAAAAGCTGGCGCGGGCCGAAAGTGGCGACTTGGTTGCGTTGGGTCGCCGAGACAACCTTGTGACCGGCGCGTTATTCGACGAAACCAACATCACCTATCCGGATGTGTTAAAGCCGGAATCTCCCGAGCCGGTCTACGCCGTGGCCGTTGAGCCGGAGAACCGTCAGGATGAGGTGAAGTTGACAGCTGGCTTGGCGAAGTTGGCTGAGGAGGACCCCTCGATCAGCAGCATCATGCGTGAGGATACGGGGCAGTTGCTGTTGCGCGGCCAGGGCGAGGTGCATCTGAAGCTAGCCGTTGAGCGTCTCAAGAATAAGTTCAATGTCGCCGTTCGTACCGACAGACCGCAAACCGGCTACAAGGAGACCATTCGCAGATCGGCCGATCATCATTCGCGCTATAAGCGCCAGAGTGGCGGCCACGGGCAGTTTGCCGACATAAAGATTCGGATCAAGCCACGCGAGCGGGGTAGCGGTTTCCAGTTCAGCGATAGCGTTGTCGGTGGATCGGTGCCGCGCAACTACATCCCGGCGGTTGAATCAGGCGTTCGGGAATCCCTGGTCCGCGGTCCCCTGGGCTTTCAGGTGGTCGATCTGGAAGTTGAACTCTACGACGGCCAACACCATTCGGTAGATAGCTCCGATCAGGCTTTCAAGATTTGCGGGCGTCAGGCAATAACCGACGCGCTCGTCGAGTGTGATCCCGTGCTCCTGGAGCCAATACACCTCGTGACCATCTCTGTTCCGCAAAGCTTCACCAACCGTATTCATGGGCTGATAAGCAGCCGTCGAGGCCAGATTCTGGGGTTTGACGGTAAGGCGGGTTGGACGGGTTGGGATGATCATCAGGCCTACATGCCGGAATCCGAACTTCAGGATCTCATCATAGAGTTGCGGAGCTTGACCCAGGGTACCGCCTATTTTACCGCTGTCTTTGATCACCTGCAGGAACTTCAAGGCAGATTGGCAGATCAGGTGGTTCAGGCTCGCCAGGCGGCACAATAG
- a CDS encoding LemA family protein → MDSTVTFLIVLAVAALIFYGLYVKVISTRNRALEALASIDVQLRKRYDLLPNVLKLAARYMEHERDLLNEVTRLRSRFQETERPKSGEAAAEHLGVVQALEKQVGRLMIQVEAYPDLKAEKPIQEAMMQFSEVEGHISAARRFYNSAVTDLNNLVQIFPTSMIAGWVKVSEMPYYEVEEEAVRQPIDADDYLKR, encoded by the coding sequence ATGGATTCGACCGTCACTTTCTTGATCGTTCTAGCTGTCGCGGCGCTGATTTTTTACGGCCTCTACGTGAAGGTCATTTCGACTCGGAACAGGGCCCTAGAGGCCTTGGCATCCATCGATGTGCAATTGCGTAAACGTTACGATTTGCTGCCCAACGTTTTGAAGCTGGCGGCGCGGTACATGGAACACGAGCGCGATTTGTTGAATGAGGTCACGCGGTTGCGGAGTCGGTTCCAGGAAACCGAGCGCCCGAAAAGCGGCGAAGCGGCTGCGGAGCACCTGGGCGTTGTTCAAGCTCTGGAAAAGCAGGTCGGGCGCCTAATGATACAAGTGGAGGCCTACCCGGACCTAAAGGCGGAAAAGCCTATCCAGGAAGCCATGATGCAGTTTTCAGAGGTCGAGGGGCATATATCGGCGGCACGCCGGTTCTATAATTCGGCGGTAACGGATCTCAACAACCTCGTACAGATTTTCCCAACATCAATGATCGCGGGCTGGGTAAAGGTTAGCGAGATGCCTTACTACGAGGTCGAAGAAGAAGCCGTTCGCCAGCCCATTGATGCGGACGATTACTTGAAGAGGTGA
- a CDS encoding pentapeptide repeat-containing protein: MTRVLLGALLVAAAPFVMQVKPFAGCSDSPRPGVDWTACSKTRLRLVGSELDNGNFERADLSSSDLKSAQLKGAILISADLSRTRLAEAELTGANLERAYAGRANFKEAHLPGANLHKADLARADFTGADLRGADLTKAEMSRTLLTQATLDDAKFRSALLVRTDLRGASLSGADFSQAIMMLVHLEGVDLSKTQGLTAENLGRSCGDDQTVLPAGMVRPTTWPCQPEE, translated from the coding sequence GTGACCAGGGTCCTGTTGGGCGCCTTGTTGGTTGCCGCTGCGCCTTTTGTCATGCAAGTCAAACCCTTCGCCGGCTGTAGCGACTCCCCAAGGCCTGGCGTCGATTGGACCGCCTGCTCGAAAACCCGCTTGCGTTTGGTGGGTAGTGAACTCGACAACGGAAACTTCGAGCGCGCGGATTTGAGCAGCAGCGACCTCAAGAGTGCGCAGTTAAAAGGCGCAATCTTGATTTCGGCAGATCTGTCGCGGACTCGGCTGGCCGAGGCGGAGCTGACAGGCGCCAATCTAGAGCGAGCCTATGCCGGGCGCGCGAATTTCAAGGAAGCGCATCTGCCGGGAGCAAACCTCCATAAAGCCGATTTGGCGCGGGCCGATTTTACAGGCGCCGATTTGCGTGGTGCCGACCTCACCAAAGCTGAGATGAGCCGGACCCTGTTGACGCAGGCGACTCTCGATGATGCAAAGTTCCGCAGCGCATTGCTGGTGCGCACGGATCTCCGTGGAGCGTCCTTATCGGGTGCCGATTTTTCGCAAGCGATCATGATGCTCGTGCATCTTGAGGGCGTTGACCTTTCCAAGACCCAAGGCTTGACGGCGGAGAATCTCGGGCGCTCTTGCGGGGACGACCAAACGGTCCTGCCAGCGGGCATGGTTCGCCCGACCACCTGGCCCTGCCAACCTGAGGAATAA